From the genome of Antennarius striatus isolate MH-2024 chromosome 19, ASM4005453v1, whole genome shotgun sequence, one region includes:
- the ginm1 gene encoding glycoprotein integral membrane protein 1 isoform X2, with amino-acid sequence MGTSGLAVSVLFCLFASVTSTEPPPKQLNTENILINVTAGTLADTQLQDSNSLQINLNISVGEEQVLVNDIPVELSGVTRFSCQALLLDRINGSSDFESGDLVSIVTRVMVSQNRLYSDSEEVVALQVFSEVIEMEGKEVQQPDMCEVKILMSPDFQKLAQFTNIYPIVHSEISRVPRENDVVVTDPPNPRKEQLMSQTTSQYPLKHTETTQEEIAAPGKLPETPLRMDPDLLYEIRHSEEFDEGEPSQPDQIQMQTPPNEFVSSYSAMCRWVDEARERLRRFSAESLPLFFLVMWVVVIGVVGSAVIVKILDIFFPSCEHKHIFHLNAATLMPEEEKHMLLENIEVEAVEEEKKP; translated from the exons ATGGGAACCAGCGGATTAGCtgttagtgttttgttttgtcttttcgcGTCGGTAACGAGCACCGAGCCGCCGCCGAAGCAGCTGAACACG GAAAACATCCTGATTAATGTCACAGCGGGGACACTGGCTGATACACAGCTGCAGGATTCCAACAGCTTGCAG ATCAACTTGAACATATCGGTGGGAGAGGAGCAGGTCCTGGTCAACGACATCCCGGTGGAGCTGTCCGGGGTCACCAGGTTCAGCTGCCAGGCTCTCCTGT TGGACCGCATCAATGGAAGCAGTGACTTTGAGTCGGGGGACCTGGTGTCCATCGTCACCCGGGTGATGGTGAGCCAGAACCGGTTGTACAGCGACTCGGAGGAGGTGGTGGCTCTGCAGGTCTTCAGCGAAGTCATCGAGATGGAGGGCAAAGAG GTTCAGCAGCCTGACATGTGTGAGGTGAAAATACTGATGAGCCCAGACTTCCAGAAACTGGCTCAGTTCACCAACATCTACCCCATCGTGCACAGCGAGATCTCCAGGGTTCCCAGGGAGAACGACGTCGTTGTCACAGATCCCCCAAACCCCAGAAAAG AACAGCTGATGTCCCAGACCACCAGCCAGTACCCCCTGAAGCACACAGAGACCACTCAGGAGGAGATCGCTGCTCCTGGTAAACTCCCAGAGACGCCCCTGCGTATGGACCCCGACCTCCTGTACGAAATCAGACACAGTGAGGAGTTTGATGAAGGAGAGCCGAGCCAGCCGGATCAGATTCAGATGCAGACTCCACCCAATGAGTTTGTTTCATCGTATTCT GCCATGTGTCGCTGGGTGGACGAAGCACGGGAGCGTCTGAGGCGCTTCAGCGCAGAGTCCCTCCCCCTGTTCTTCCTGGTGATGTGGGTGGTCGTGATCGGCGTTGTCGGGTCAGCGGTCATCGTCAAGATCTTGGacattttctttccatcttGTGAACACAA GCACATTTTCCACCTGAACGCTGCCACTCTGATGCCGGAGGAGGAGAAACACATGCTGCTGGAGAACATCGAGGTAGAAGCCgtggaagaagagaagaagccTTGA
- the ginm1 gene encoding glycoprotein integral membrane protein 1 isoform X1 codes for MGTSGLAVSVLFCLFASVTSTEPPPKQLNTENILINVTAGTLADTQLQDSNSLQINLNISVGEEQVLVNDIPVELSGVTRFSCQALLLDRINGSSDFESGDLVSIVTRVMVSQNRLYSDSEEVVALQVFSEVIEMEGKEVQQPDMCEVKILMSPDFQKLAQFTNIYPIVHSEISRVPRENDVVVTDPPNPRKDEEQLMSQTTSQYPLKHTETTQEEIAAPGKLPETPLRMDPDLLYEIRHSEEFDEGEPSQPDQIQMQTPPNEFVSSYSAMCRWVDEARERLRRFSAESLPLFFLVMWVVVIGVVGSAVIVKILDIFFPSCEHKHIFHLNAATLMPEEEKHMLLENIEVEAVEEEKKP; via the exons ATGGGAACCAGCGGATTAGCtgttagtgttttgttttgtcttttcgcGTCGGTAACGAGCACCGAGCCGCCGCCGAAGCAGCTGAACACG GAAAACATCCTGATTAATGTCACAGCGGGGACACTGGCTGATACACAGCTGCAGGATTCCAACAGCTTGCAG ATCAACTTGAACATATCGGTGGGAGAGGAGCAGGTCCTGGTCAACGACATCCCGGTGGAGCTGTCCGGGGTCACCAGGTTCAGCTGCCAGGCTCTCCTGT TGGACCGCATCAATGGAAGCAGTGACTTTGAGTCGGGGGACCTGGTGTCCATCGTCACCCGGGTGATGGTGAGCCAGAACCGGTTGTACAGCGACTCGGAGGAGGTGGTGGCTCTGCAGGTCTTCAGCGAAGTCATCGAGATGGAGGGCAAAGAG GTTCAGCAGCCTGACATGTGTGAGGTGAAAATACTGATGAGCCCAGACTTCCAGAAACTGGCTCAGTTCACCAACATCTACCCCATCGTGCACAGCGAGATCTCCAGGGTTCCCAGGGAGAACGACGTCGTTGTCACAGATCCCCCAAACCCCAGAAAAG ATGAAGAACAGCTGATGTCCCAGACCACCAGCCAGTACCCCCTGAAGCACACAGAGACCACTCAGGAGGAGATCGCTGCTCCTGGTAAACTCCCAGAGACGCCCCTGCGTATGGACCCCGACCTCCTGTACGAAATCAGACACAGTGAGGAGTTTGATGAAGGAGAGCCGAGCCAGCCGGATCAGATTCAGATGCAGACTCCACCCAATGAGTTTGTTTCATCGTATTCT GCCATGTGTCGCTGGGTGGACGAAGCACGGGAGCGTCTGAGGCGCTTCAGCGCAGAGTCCCTCCCCCTGTTCTTCCTGGTGATGTGGGTGGTCGTGATCGGCGTTGTCGGGTCAGCGGTCATCGTCAAGATCTTGGacattttctttccatcttGTGAACACAA GCACATTTTCCACCTGAACGCTGCCACTCTGATGCCGGAGGAGGAGAAACACATGCTGCTGGAGAACATCGAGGTAGAAGCCgtggaagaagagaagaagccTTGA
- the katna1 gene encoding katanin p60 ATPase-containing subunit A1: MSLREISENVRLAREYALLGNYSSASVLYKGVLEQIKKYTYAMRDSSVQQRWQQLWQEINEESRQVQDIMSTLENFQLDTTPAKPANHDGCDVLPVHMELRQSPVPVRRSARDSKPANNRLSVSVRAPQRHSPRGANGDRNKPPKSKDRKEAAAKSKDDKNKADFQDKEVKKFDGTGYDKDLVEALERDIISQNPNVKWDNIADLEDAKKLLKEAVVLPMWMPAFFKGIRRPWKGVLMVGPPGTGKTLLAKAVATECRTTFFNVSSSTLTSKYRGESEKLVRLLFEMARFYAPTTIFIDEIDSMCSRRGTSEEHEASRRVKAELLVQMDGVGGASESDDPSKMVMVLAATNFPWDIDEALRRRLEKRIYIPLPSTRGRVELLRINLTELELASDVDLDKIAEQLEGYSGADITNVCRDASLMAMRRRIEGLTPEEIRNISRDEMHMPTTMDDFESALKKVSKSVSAADLEKYEKWIEEFGSC, from the exons atgAGTTTACGGGAGATCAGTGAGAACGTGAGACTGGCCCGTGAATATGCCCTCCTGGGAAACTACAGCTCAGCCAGCGTTCTCTACAAGGGGGTGCTCGAACAAATCAAGAAGTACACGTACGCCATGCGGGACAGCAGCGTTCAGCAGAGATGGCAGCAG TTGTGGCAAGAAATAAACGAAGAGAGTCGACAAGTTCAGGATATAATGTCGACTCTGGAGAACTTTCAGCTGGACACGACCCCTGCTAAACCTGCTAACCATGACGGCTGTGACGTGCTGCCCGTACACATGGAGCTCAG ACAGTCTCCTGTTCCAGTGAGACGATCTGCCAGAGACAGCAAACCTGCTAACAACCGCCTGAGCGTGTCTGTGAGGGCTCCGCAGAGACACTCGCCTCGCGGGGCCAACGGGGACAGAAACAAACCCCCCAAGAGCAAAGACAGAAAGGAGGCTGCTGCTAAATCAAAGGACGATAAG AATAAAGCAGACTTCCAGgacaaagaagtgaagaagttCGATGGGACCGGATACGACAAAGACCTTGTGGAAGCTCTAGAGAGAGACATTATTTCTCAGAATCCTAACGTCAAGTG GGACAACATCGCAGACCTGGAAGACGCAAAAAAACTTCTGAAGGAAGCCGTGGTGTTGCCGATGTGGATGCCAGCGTTTTTTAAAGGCATTCGGAGACCATGGAAG GGGGTGCTTATGGTTGGTCCTCCAGGCACAGGAAAAACACTTCTAGCCAAAGCAGTCGCTACTGAGTGCAGAACCACGTTCTTCAACGTCTCCTCGTCTACTCTCACTTCCAAGTACAGGGGGGAGTCAGAGAAACTGGTTCGCCTTCTCTTTGAAATG GCACGTTTTTACGCTCCTACGACCATCTTTATTGATGAGATTGACTCCATGTGCAGCCGCAGAGGAACCTCAGAGGAACATGAGGCCAGCAGGAGAGTGAAGGCAGAGCTGCTGGTGCAGATGGATG GTGTTGGTGGAGCATCAGAGAGTGATGACCCGTCCAAGATGGTGATGGTGCTGGCTGCCACTAACTTCCCGTGGGACATTGATGAGGCTCTGAGGAGACGACTGGAGAAAAGGATCTACATCCCTTTGCCTTCAA CCAGGGGGCGTGTTGAGCTGCTCAGGATCAACCTGACGGAGCTGGAGCTGGCCAGCGACGTGGACCTGGACAAGATTGCAGAGCAGTTGGAGGGCTACTCCGGAGCCGACATCACCAACGTGTGCAG GGACGCCTCCCTGATGGCCATGAGGCGAAGAATCGAGGGTCTGACACCAGAGGAGATCCGGAACATTTCCCGGGATGAGATGCACATGCCCACCACTATGGATGACTTTGAGTCGGCGTTAAAGAAAGTCTCTAAATCCGTGTCTGCAGCTGACCTGGAAAAGTATGAAAAGTGGATCGAAGAGTTTGGATCGTGCTGA
- the mfsd4b gene encoding sodium-dependent glucose transporter 1 isoform X1 has protein sequence MPSPAARDAAKKKHVRFASMEDNDDQEEDTLFDQRKDSGRGLKSALKAAKRTARTGSDARVEVVGGGRPAPGACLRWTVSLTLCASFLGLGMSISVLGPTFEDLAVNVGKNISNISYIFIGRSGGYIFGSLLGGTLFDCMNPYLLLGLSLLVTGFGMCTIPFCTQALLLTGLMSSIGVSMGVLDTGGNVLILNTWAEQAGPHMQALHFSFALGAFVSPIIAKLLFGPHEDIGGGVAPANSTAPAATTPDTHVGGAGGGHAFMWVYIVIGSFVFLSSFLFFLLFSRGSYSRDNPPGGASGKPPAASRHHTALVVLCVFFFFAYVGAEVAYGSFIFTFAKDYAGMPPPQAAGLNSLFWAAFAACRGVAVFFAACMHPGTMILLSLVASTVSSLLLCLFSREAVALWFCTGLYGASMAATFPSGISWVEQYTTVTGRTAAAFVVGAALGEMVLPAAVGFLLGRFPDQPLLMYLSLATAAFTSILFPVMYKLATAPAHQSRKPRPRGGRPDADDGEDRQALLDSGANEEEEEEQENDADQWNDTDFEVIEMDDTASPASSPSKASCPPHGTEPGGGASFSDTKSLVGDSPRRKLMFSLAREKRD, from the exons ATGCCTTCCCCCGCCGCCAGAGACGCCGCCAAGAAGAAGCACGTCCGCTTCGCCAGCATGGAGGACAACGACGACCAGGAGGAAGACACCCTGTTCGACCAGAGGAAGGACTCCGGAAGGGGGCTGAAGAGCGCGCTGAAAGCCGCCAAGAGGACGGCGCGGACGGGAAGCGACGCCCGGGTGGAGGTGGTCGGCGGCGGGCGGCCGGCGCCGGGGGCGTGCCTCCGCTGGACGGTCAGCCTCACGCTGTGCGCGTCCTTCCTGGGACTG GGGATGAGCATCTCCGTTCTCGGCCCCACGTTTGAGGACCTGGCTGTGAACGTGGGGaagaacatcagcaacatctcGTACATCTTCATCGGACGCTCTGGGGGCTACATCTTTGGCTCCCTGCTGGGGGGCACTCTGTTTGACTGCATGAACCCCTACCTCCTGCTGG GGTTGTCTCTTCTGGTCACGGGGTTTGGAATGTGCACCATCCCATTCTGCACGCAGGCGCTGCTCCTCACCGGACTCATGTCCAGCATCGGGGTCTCCATGGGGGTTTTAGACACAG GAGGTAACGTCCTCATACTGAACACATGGGCTGAGCAGGCGGGCCCCCACATGCAGGCTCTACACTTCAGCTTTGCGTTGGGGGCCTTTGTGTCGCCCATCATCGCCAAGCTGCTGTTTGGGCCCCACGAGGACATCGGCGGAGGAGTGGCCCCCGCCAACTCCACAGCTCCTGCGGCCACCACCCCCGACACCCACGTGGGCGGGGCCGGCGGCGGACACGCCTTCATGTGGGTCTACATCGTGATCGGCTCCTTCGTCTTCCTcagctccttcctcttcttcctcctgttcTCCCGCGGCAGCTACTCGCGTGACAACCCCCCCGGCGGCGCGTCGGGGAAGCCCCCGGCGGCGTCCAGGCACCACACCGCCCTGGTGGTGCTGtgcgtcttcttcttcttcgcctACGTGGGGGCCGAGGTGGCGTACGGCTCCTTCATCTTCACCTTCGCTAAAGATTACGCCGGCATGCCGCCGCCGCAGGCGGCCGGCCTCAACTCGCTGTTCTGGGCGGCGTTCGCCGCCTGCAGGGGGGTGGCCGTCTTCTTCGCCGCGTGCATGCACCCCGGGACCATGATCCTGCTCAGCCTGGTGGCGTCCACCGTCTCCTCGCTGCTCCTGTGCCTCTTCAGCAGGGAGGCAGTGGCGCTCTGGTTCTGCACCGGCCTCTACGGGGCGTCCATGGCCGCCACCTTCCCCAGCGGCATCTCGTGGGTGGAGCAGTACACCACGGTGACGGGGCGCACGGCGGCGGCGTTCGTGGTGGGGGCCGCCCTGGGGGAGATGGTGCTGCCGGCGGCGGTGGGGTTCCTCCTGGGGAGGTTCCCCGACCAGCCCCTGCTGATGTACCTGTCGCTCGCCACCGCCGCCTTCACCTCCATCCTCTTCCCGGTCATGTACAAGCTGGCGACGGCCCCCGCCCACCAGAGCAGGAAGCCCCGCCCCAGGGGGGGACGCCCCGACGCGGACGACGGCGAGGACCGCCAGGCGCTGCTGGACTCGGGAGccaatgaggaagaggaggaggagcaagagAACGACGCCGATCAGTGGAACGACACCGACTTCGAGGTCATCGAGATGGACGACACGGCGAGTCCCGCCAGTTCACCCAGTAAggcctcctgccccccccacggGACGGAGCCCGGAGGCGGAGCCTCTTTCTCAGACACTAAATCCCTGGTGGGAGACTCGCCCCGACGCAAACTCATGTTCTCTTTggcgagagagaagagagactga
- the mfsd4b gene encoding sodium-dependent glucose transporter 1 isoform X2, with the protein MSISVLGPTFEDLAVNVGKNISNISYIFIGRSGGYIFGSLLGGTLFDCMNPYLLLGLSLLVTGFGMCTIPFCTQALLLTGLMSSIGVSMGVLDTGGNVLILNTWAEQAGPHMQALHFSFALGAFVSPIIAKLLFGPHEDIGGGVAPANSTAPAATTPDTHVGGAGGGHAFMWVYIVIGSFVFLSSFLFFLLFSRGSYSRDNPPGGASGKPPAASRHHTALVVLCVFFFFAYVGAEVAYGSFIFTFAKDYAGMPPPQAAGLNSLFWAAFAACRGVAVFFAACMHPGTMILLSLVASTVSSLLLCLFSREAVALWFCTGLYGASMAATFPSGISWVEQYTTVTGRTAAAFVVGAALGEMVLPAAVGFLLGRFPDQPLLMYLSLATAAFTSILFPVMYKLATAPAHQSRKPRPRGGRPDADDGEDRQALLDSGANEEEEEEQENDADQWNDTDFEVIEMDDTASPASSPSKASCPPHGTEPGGGASFSDTKSLVGDSPRRKLMFSLAREKRD; encoded by the exons ATGAGCATCTCCGTTCTCGGCCCCACGTTTGAGGACCTGGCTGTGAACGTGGGGaagaacatcagcaacatctcGTACATCTTCATCGGACGCTCTGGGGGCTACATCTTTGGCTCCCTGCTGGGGGGCACTCTGTTTGACTGCATGAACCCCTACCTCCTGCTGG GGTTGTCTCTTCTGGTCACGGGGTTTGGAATGTGCACCATCCCATTCTGCACGCAGGCGCTGCTCCTCACCGGACTCATGTCCAGCATCGGGGTCTCCATGGGGGTTTTAGACACAG GAGGTAACGTCCTCATACTGAACACATGGGCTGAGCAGGCGGGCCCCCACATGCAGGCTCTACACTTCAGCTTTGCGTTGGGGGCCTTTGTGTCGCCCATCATCGCCAAGCTGCTGTTTGGGCCCCACGAGGACATCGGCGGAGGAGTGGCCCCCGCCAACTCCACAGCTCCTGCGGCCACCACCCCCGACACCCACGTGGGCGGGGCCGGCGGCGGACACGCCTTCATGTGGGTCTACATCGTGATCGGCTCCTTCGTCTTCCTcagctccttcctcttcttcctcctgttcTCCCGCGGCAGCTACTCGCGTGACAACCCCCCCGGCGGCGCGTCGGGGAAGCCCCCGGCGGCGTCCAGGCACCACACCGCCCTGGTGGTGCTGtgcgtcttcttcttcttcgcctACGTGGGGGCCGAGGTGGCGTACGGCTCCTTCATCTTCACCTTCGCTAAAGATTACGCCGGCATGCCGCCGCCGCAGGCGGCCGGCCTCAACTCGCTGTTCTGGGCGGCGTTCGCCGCCTGCAGGGGGGTGGCCGTCTTCTTCGCCGCGTGCATGCACCCCGGGACCATGATCCTGCTCAGCCTGGTGGCGTCCACCGTCTCCTCGCTGCTCCTGTGCCTCTTCAGCAGGGAGGCAGTGGCGCTCTGGTTCTGCACCGGCCTCTACGGGGCGTCCATGGCCGCCACCTTCCCCAGCGGCATCTCGTGGGTGGAGCAGTACACCACGGTGACGGGGCGCACGGCGGCGGCGTTCGTGGTGGGGGCCGCCCTGGGGGAGATGGTGCTGCCGGCGGCGGTGGGGTTCCTCCTGGGGAGGTTCCCCGACCAGCCCCTGCTGATGTACCTGTCGCTCGCCACCGCCGCCTTCACCTCCATCCTCTTCCCGGTCATGTACAAGCTGGCGACGGCCCCCGCCCACCAGAGCAGGAAGCCCCGCCCCAGGGGGGGACGCCCCGACGCGGACGACGGCGAGGACCGCCAGGCGCTGCTGGACTCGGGAGccaatgaggaagaggaggaggagcaagagAACGACGCCGATCAGTGGAACGACACCGACTTCGAGGTCATCGAGATGGACGACACGGCGAGTCCCGCCAGTTCACCCAGTAAggcctcctgccccccccacggGACGGAGCCCGGAGGCGGAGCCTCTTTCTCAGACACTAAATCCCTGGTGGGAGACTCGCCCCGACGCAAACTCATGTTCTCTTTggcgagagagaagagagactga